The region TCGGCGCCGATCCACCGCTCCAGCGGGCGCAGCCGGCTCATCAGCAGCACCTGGACCAGCAGCAGGTAACCGGCGATCAGGCCGCTGATCCGGCCGGCGGCGGTCAGGGTGGCGAACTCGCTGTTCACCGAGCCGGGCGCGGTGTCCAGCCACCACGGCACCACGGCGGCCAGCAGGCCCACCCAGAGCAGGACCACCACCAGCCACCGACCGGCCGGCCCGCGCCGCCCCGGCACCTCCGCCGGTACGCCCGCGGCCCGCTCGGCCCGCGCCGGCCGGGACCGCCGGTTGTCGGGCCGGGGCGGCTCGTCGAGGTGCGGCAGGTCGTCGTAGCGGGACTGCTCGTCGTAGCGAGGCGGGTCGTCGTAGCGGGACTGGTCGGCGTAGGTGTACGGCTGCTGGCCACCGTCCGGGGAGTAGTCCCCGGAACGGTGGCCAGTCGAGGTCGACCAGGTTGTCACGCGTACAGCTTCACCGGGGTGAACGTCTGACGGGGGAACATCTTCTTCACCTCGGCGTCGGTCAGGTTGAAGCGGCCCTGGGCCACCGACCCGTACACGTTGAACATGTTGTTGAACTCGGGCACGTCACCGCTGTCGAGCTTGTCCAGCCCGTTCCAGGTGCCGAGCAGCGAACCGGCCAGCTTCTTGCCGGACAGGATGGTGACCACGCCACCGTGGCCGTGGTCGGTGCCGCCGCTGTTCGAGGCGACCCGGCGACCGAACTCGCTGCTGACAATGATGGTGACGTCGGCGGCCAGCGGGCCGAGGTCGGTGAAGAACGCCGCCATCCCCTTGGCCAGCTCGTTCAGCCGGTTGTGCAGCTGACCGCCGGCGGCCGTGCCCTGGTTCTCGTGGGTGTCGTAGCCGCCCATCCCGATGGTCGCCACGCGTACGTTGGCGCCGCCCTTGATCAGCTGGGCCAGCGTACGGAACGAGTTGCCGATGCCGGTGTACTCGGCCCCCTCGGCCGGGGCGTACGGCTTCGCCGCCAACTGCTGCGCGGTCTTCAGCGCGCCCAGCCCGGCGATCACCGACTCCTCCACCGGGTGGTTGATCCCGGTGAACAGGCCCTGGATGGCCTTGGCGGTGGCGTCCTTGAACCGGTTGTCGCCGTTGAAGCCGAGCGAGCCGACGTTGTTCAGCGACAGCGCGCCGTTGTTGCCGACCAGCGAGCGGGGCAGCGTGCTGCCGACGCCGACGCTGCGGAACGCGGTGCCCGGCCCGAGCGCGTCGACCAGGCTGTCCAGCCAGCCCCGGCCACCGGTCTCGTTCGGCAGGCCGCCCAGGTTGCAGGCGTCCGCGGCCTGGAAGTGGCTGCGCGACACCCGAGGATCGGAGGCGGCCGGTACGAAGCCGAGCTGGCCGGCGGTGAGGAACTTCTGCAACGGGGCGAACGCGCTGGTCAGCTTGAAGCCGCGGGCGAGCGCCAGCGAGTCGTTGCCGAGCAGCAGGTCGGGGCGGGCCTTGCTGAGCACCGGGTCGTTGTCCGGTGCGATCAGGCTCAGCCCGTCCAGCCCGCCGTAGAGGAAGACGTGGATCAGCGTGCCGCCGGGGGTGGCGGCGAACGACGCCTGGGTCGAGACGAACTGGGTGGTGGCCAGCGCGGTCACCGTGGCGGCGGCACCGGCGACGAACGTACGGCGGGTCACTCCCCGCCCGTCCTGCTGGGCCTCCTCCAGTTCGGACAGGTTGAGGAACTGCTCGCGTACGGCGGCGTTCTCGGCCGTCACCGCGGCGTGCTCGGCGCGCAGCACGGCCTCGGTCCGGTTCGGGGCGAGACTCCGCAGGTCGGGGCAGTCGGGGTGCAGGGGGTACGAGTGCACAGTCTTCTCCACTGTTAGCTCACCGGAGGTGGTGCTGGGGGGAGGCGAGAAGCGCCCGCGCGATGGCGGCGATCGCGCCGTTGAACGTGGCGTCGACCTTCGTCTCGGCGGTCACCCCGGCGATGCCGAGAATGAGGGCCTTCTCCTTGGCCGTCAGCTTCTGGTGCACCAGCCGCAGCGACAGAGCGTCGAGGTACGCGCCCGCGGTGGCCGGCGGGGCCGCCACCAGCTTTTCCGGCTTGACGTAGGAGAAGACCTTGCGGTTGCCGTTGATCACGTCGTGGGCTTCGTTCCAGCCGTTGACCATGGTCCCGGCGGAGGTCCAGGCGACGTAGACGTCCGGGTAGCCGTTCGGGGTGGAGAGGCCGGCCGGGAACTGGCCCAGTTCCTCCATCTTGTTCTTGAGCTGGCTCAGCCCGTCCGCGAACGGGGAACGCCGCAGGTCGGCCCGCTTCTGGTACTCCGGCGACGGGTCCGGGGACATGCCGAGCACCCGGTACGTGGAGACCAGGTACTCCATCG is a window of Micromonospora sp. NBC_01699 DNA encoding:
- a CDS encoding DUF1501 domain-containing protein; protein product: MEKTVHSYPLHPDCPDLRSLAPNRTEAVLRAEHAAVTAENAAVREQFLNLSELEEAQQDGRGVTRRTFVAGAAATVTALATTQFVSTQASFAATPGGTLIHVFLYGGLDGLSLIAPDNDPVLSKARPDLLLGNDSLALARGFKLTSAFAPLQKFLTAGQLGFVPAASDPRVSRSHFQAADACNLGGLPNETGGRGWLDSLVDALGPGTAFRSVGVGSTLPRSLVGNNGALSLNNVGSLGFNGDNRFKDATAKAIQGLFTGINHPVEESVIAGLGALKTAQQLAAKPYAPAEGAEYTGIGNSFRTLAQLIKGGANVRVATIGMGGYDTHENQGTAAGGQLHNRLNELAKGMAAFFTDLGPLAADVTIIVSSEFGRRVASNSGGTDHGHGGVVTILSGKKLAGSLLGTWNGLDKLDSGDVPEFNNMFNVYGSVAQGRFNLTDAEVKKMFPRQTFTPVKLYA